GCGAGCGACAGAGGGCGATGATGGCCCGTTCTTTAGCGTCGATTTCCGCCGCGATGGCCGGAATCTCAGCGGCGATGGTCAGGGGAACGGATTGGATACCATGGCAATCCCCGTGAAGCAAATCGCCGGAGTGGATCTTAAGTCCGCCGATTTCGACCGGCTGTCCGATCTCGACGATGTGAACATAAGAGTGCGACACCGCCAAGCCGCCGGCAAAGTAATGGAATCCGGCGCTCTCGGCCGCCGGCAGATCGCGCACCCCGCCGTTGGTGACCACGCCAACACATTGGAGCGCTCGCAGAATATTCATGTGCACGGCTCCTATTAGCGAGCCGAGCCCGGGACGAGTGGCTATATCTTGCACCACTGCCACCCGGGGCACGGGCAGGGACAAGACGTAATCCCACCAGTCGGTCCGTTCCGGGTACACCCCCCCCGCCGTCGGAGGCGCTGAACCGCGAATCCGCAGCGTGGCCGCATAGCCAACCATCGGCTCAAGGCGCGGACAGAGGCAATGCACGGTGTGGTCAACAAAGCCTTCATTGCGCAAGCGCCTCTGAAAAGTCTCAATCGCATTGGCCAGGGTGCCTGCGGGCAGGCGCCTTAAGGCTTCCAGCAGGTTTGCTTCCAGCGGTTCAATCTTGCGATCTTCTGCGAGGCCATCGGCAAATTTTCCCGGAGTCTGCATGGTTTATTGATATGGATTGGTTTACCTCTTGACGCAGTGCCGGTTTATTGTCGCCGCGATAGTGAAGGAGAATTGGTCTTGCGTCCCGCTCATGCTCAGGCGCATCGTACCATTGGTGATCGTCTGCGTCAACCCCTAATTCCCTCCTTCCCGTAATCGGTTAGTGACGGCGGGCGTGGCGGCCTAAAGGCGGCGTTCCGCGCGTCCGGAACGCCGGCTTCAGCCGGCAGCCCCGTAGTCACTGAGGCGTTACTCCTTCCCAAACCCTCGCCTTAGCGCCCTTGCGAAAGCGCGCAGGATGAGCGAAAGTAGCCTAACAAAGGAAAACCTATGGAAGAACCAAATCGGGTGAATGCACAGGCGGGTGAAATGAAAGCTAAACTCCAAAACGTTATCGAAAAGGCCAACGGGGTTTGCGAGCGTCTGCGAGACCAGACGGCTGCCGCCGCCAAGACCACCGACAAAACCATCCGCGACTATCCGTATCAGGCTATGGGAATCGCGTTGTGCGTGGGTGTGCTCGTCGGCGTGCTGGCGATGCGGAGCAGGCGCGACTGAGAGCGGGCCAATCAAAGAGACCAAAAATACGAAAAGTCCTTGAACCCATCAGGGATTAGATGGTATCTGAAAATGATGCGGCGAATCGGCGCCCGGTGGCGCATTTGGCGGAAGGAATGCACTCGTGTTGGTTACAAGAATATTCATGCGTTTGAGAATCTGGACATCCTACGTTGCGGTGGTTTGCGCTGGCTTCGTCTCCTTTTTGTTTTTCCGCTTCCCCTTCAATTTTACCCGCGTGCGGGGACGGAATAATATTCCCCCGCGTGGGGAACGGGTGCTTTTCGTCTCGAATCACACCACTATGTACGATTCGTTTCTCATCGCCGTAGCCGCCTATTTTCCGCAAAATATTTTTTACCCGTCCCTCCCCTTTGTGAATTTCGCCGCCCGGGAGAATTTCTTCCGCACCCGGTTTTCCAAGACCCTCTTTACTCTCCTACGAACTGTCCCGGTTGAACGGCGCGATCATCCTTGGCTGATGCGCAAATACGTCGATTTTCTGCAACGCAACAATCTGCTCATCTTCTATCAAGGCACGCGCAGTGATGATCTTTCGGTCATCAAGAATGGTCCCGCCTATGCCATCGCGCACACTCAGTCTGCGATCACCGTCATCCCGGTGTACCATCAGGGCATCGAACGGATTTTCAGCAAAGGCGGACCAAAAACCCGGGGACTGTGGCGCTGGCTGCCCCGCAGCATCTTCCGCCGCCCGATTGTCGTTTTCGGCCAGCCGATTGATTTCTCTGAATGCTTTCGGCTCACCGAAACCCGCGAGCGCATCACTGCCATCAACCAGCGTATCGTCGCCAGCATCGTCTCTCTGCAAGCGCTTGCCACCGCTTGACTTCAACAATTGAAGGCGGGGACCCGGTTAACGGGGAATGGCGGCTTCCAATTGGAACGGTTCGTTGATGCCGTAGCGGTTGAGGACTCGATCGGTTGCCTGGCGCTCGGTTTCTCCAGCCGCCAAAATCATCCGCCGCAGAGAATCGCTCTGCATGAATTCGATGATATGATAGCCGTTCTGCGGTTTGTCCAGGGCCTGGCGCAGGTCGGAAAGACGGCTGATGCGCTGGCCATTGACCCTGTCGAGCACAAGCCATTTCTGCTCCTGGTAACCAATGTTGTACGGGTCGGGCAATACTTGTGACAACAGCACCAGCGCGGGGCGCTCTTTTGAAGGCGGCTGGTTCCGGTAATACGAAAGCCGGAATGGGGCGCGGTGTTTCCAATCCGCTCCCCAACTCTGCAGGTACGATTCGGTCAACGGCTGGAACACCAGCCCGCCCACGATGAGATATTTGGGGTCCTGATCGTAATTGGCGGCAGGCACCAGCGCCGTTGAGTAGTCGAACTTCGGCAGACGATAACTCACTTCCATAGATTTGCCGTCGCGCCAGATTTGCATTTTGATGTCGTCGCCGGCCCACTTATGGCGCGTAGCAAGGTTCTCAATCATCAGATGGCCATATTGCGGGTCCTCGTAGTCTCCTGAGGTATCCAGGTCAAAGCCGTCGATGCGCAGGATGATGTCTTGAGGTTTGAGGACATTGGGGAGGCCGTCGTCGCGCTTGGCCACCTGGATGACAATCACTCCGCGCCGTTCGCCGGGCAGCTTCAGCCGGTCCAGGGATGCGGGGTTCTCGGCCGGTTGCCAGTAGAAATGGAAATAGCCCAAGCCGTGATATTGCCCCTTCTTTCGCGCATCGAGGATGGATTGGATAAATGAAGACGGCACAGCGGTGCAGGTGCGGCCATCCTGCGCAGTCAGAAGTCCGACGATATGTGAGTTGGCAATAAGGGGCTCGCCCCAACCAGCGCCTTGGATGTCCGAATCAGCCTCGATGAAGACATGGTTCACAGCGCTCAGTTGCCCTTCCTTCACAGTGAACTGCGTGAACTCCGCCCGGCGATTCTCCAGGTTACCGGTCCGCCAGCGCAGAATCTGCAGGTTATCCTCGGGCGAGACAGGTCCCAGTGCGACGGGCTTGAGGTCGCGCCAAAAATCCCCTTCCGCGACGGATATCAACGCCAGGTTGGCGTAATAATCTATCCAGGTCACTTCCCCAATCCACCAGCGGCCTCGTCCGCCCTTTTGCAGACGGATGAG
The Verrucomicrobiia bacterium genome window above contains:
- a CDS encoding lysophospholipid acyltransferase family protein — translated: MRLRIWTSYVAVVCAGFVSFLFFRFPFNFTRVRGRNNIPPRGERVLFVSNHTTMYDSFLIAVAAYFPQNIFYPSLPFVNFAARENFFRTRFSKTLFTLLRTVPVERRDHPWLMRKYVDFLQRNNLLIFYQGTRSDDLSVIKNGPAYAIAHTQSAITVIPVYHQGIERIFSKGGPKTRGLWRWLPRSIFRRPIVVFGQPIDFSECFRLTETRERITAINQRIVASIVSLQALATA
- a CDS encoding RraA family protein, with the protein product MQTPGKFADGLAEDRKIEPLEANLLEALRRLPAGTLANAIETFQRRLRNEGFVDHTVHCLCPRLEPMVGYAATLRIRGSAPPTAGGVYPERTDWWDYVLSLPVPRVAVVQDIATRPGLGSLIGAVHMNILRALQCVGVVTNGGVRDLPAAESAGFHYFAGGLAVSHSYVHIVEIGQPVEIGGLKIHSGDLLHGDCHGIQSVPLTIAAEIPAIAAEIDAKERAIIALCRSPEFSLEKLRAAIAKG